One Micromonospora sp. WMMD812 genomic window carries:
- a CDS encoding helix-turn-helix transcriptional regulator, with protein MADSGVNPTAAALLGLLHEGPMTGGQLMAAAERRLAPYWSMTRSQVYRELPVLAERGLVRMGKPGPRLSQPYSITASGKRTFSKWLAENPGRDTIRNPIALRMAFGDLHSPSQLKSLYASANEYHTEALAAVREQVKNAKKEGETYDASALEFAVAYHRAALSWLKASPVG; from the coding sequence ATGGCGGATTCCGGAGTCAACCCCACGGCGGCGGCCCTGCTAGGGCTGCTCCACGAGGGCCCGATGACAGGCGGTCAACTGATGGCCGCCGCTGAGCGCCGGCTGGCGCCGTACTGGTCGATGACCCGTAGCCAGGTGTACCGGGAGTTGCCGGTCCTGGCCGAGCGGGGTCTGGTCCGGATGGGCAAGCCCGGGCCGCGGTTGAGCCAGCCCTATTCGATCACCGCGTCCGGAAAACGGACATTCTCGAAGTGGTTGGCCGAAAACCCCGGTCGGGACACCATCCGGAATCCGATCGCCCTGCGGATGGCCTTCGGCGACCTGCACTCGCCCAGCCAGCTGAAGAGCCTGTACGCGTCGGCCAACGAGTACCACACGGAGGCCCTGGCGGCGGTCCGCGAGCAGGTCAAGAACGCCAAGAAGGAGGGCGAGACCTACGACGCGAGCGCCCTGGAGTTCGCCGTCGCCTATCACCGGGCGGCGCTGTCCTGGCTGAAGGCCTCCCCCGTCGGGTGA